In a genomic window of Urocitellus parryii isolate mUroPar1 chromosome 11, mUroPar1.hap1, whole genome shotgun sequence:
- the Trim45 gene encoding E3 ubiquitin-protein ligase TRIM45 isoform X1: MSENKKPLLGFVHKLPSGTAPANSGKTRCPLCMGLFKAPRLLPCLHTVCTTCLEQLEPFSVVDMRGGDSDTSSEGSIFQELKPRNQQSQIGILCPVCDAQVDLPVGGVKALTLDHLAMNDVMLENLHGEGQGLVCDLCNDREVEKRCQTCKSNLCQFCCQAHRNLPRSHIWRQKKTSYHTMVDLKDLKGYSRVGKPILCPVHPSEELRLFCEFCDRPVCRDCVVGEHREHPYDFTSNVIHKHGDSVRELLRGTQPRVEALEEALAQIKRVNSALQKRVEAVAADVRKFSEGYIKAIEEHRNKMLKQLEDIRVQKENSLQLQKAQLEQLLADMRTGVEFTEHLLTSGSDLEILITKGVVVERLRKLNKVEYNTHPGVNDHISFSPQEKAGQCHGYEVYGAINTKEVDPAKCVLQGEDLHRAREKQTASFTVLCKDATGESMGRGGDNVHVAVLPKDKKDSPVRTMVQDNKDGTYCVSYTPKEPGLYTVWVCIKKQHVQGSPFTVTVRRKRRPHLGVFHCCTFCSSGGQKNARCACGGTMPGGYLGCGHGHKGHPGRPHWSCCGKLTEKSECTYIGGPSTSTSLLRTVAL, translated from the exons ATGTCAGAAAACAAGAAGCCACTTTTGGGCTTTGTGCACAAACTCCCCAGTGGGACTGCACCTGCGAACTCAGGCAAGACTCGCTGCCCTTTGTGCATGGGGCTTTTCAAAGCCCCCAGGCTCTTGCCTTGTTTGCACACGGTTTGCACCACATGTCTGGAGCAGCTGGAACCCTTCTCAGTAGTGGACATGCGAGGGGGAGACTCTGACACAAGCTCTGAGGGGTCCATATTCCAAGAACTCAAGCCACGAAATCAGCAGTCGCAGATTGGCATCCTCTGTCCTGTATGTGATGCCCAGGTGGACTTGCCCGTAGGTGGAGTGAAGGCTTTAACCTTAGACCACCTGGCCATGAATGATGTCATGCTGGAGAATCTGCATGGGGAAGGCCAGGGCCTGGTGTGTGACCTGTGCAATGACAGGGAAGTGGAGAAGAGGTGTCAGACCTGCAAATCCAATCTCTGCCAATTCTGCTGCCAAGCTCATAG GAATTTGCCAAGGTCCCACATTTG GCGACAGAAGAAAACCAGTTATCACACCATGGTGGACCTCAAAGATCTGAAAGGCTACAGTCGGGTTGGAAAGCCTATCCTGTGTCCTGTTCACCCTTCAGAGGAGCTGAGACTGTTCTGTGAATTCTGTGACCGGCCTGTGTGCCGTGATTGTGTGGTGGGGGAGCACCGGGAGCACCCCTACGACTTCACCAGCAACGTCATCCACAAGCATGGGGACTCAGTGCGGGAGCTCCTCAGGGGCACCCAGCCCCGGGTGGAGGCCCTGGAGGAAGCCCTGGCTCAGATCAAAAGGGTGAACAGTGCTCTCCAGAAGCGAGTGGAGGCAGTGGCTGCCGATGTGCGAAAGTTCTCCGAGGGCTACATCAAGGCCATCGAGGAGCACCGGAACAAGATGCTGAAGCAACTGGAAGACATCCGGGTCCAGAAGGAAAACTCCCTGCAGCTGCAGAAAGCACAGCTGGAACAGCTGCTGGCCGACATGCGGACGGGAGTGGAGTTCACGGAGCACTTGCTGACCAGCGGCTCGGATTTGGAGATCCTCATCACCAAGGGGGTGGTGGTAGaacggctcaggaagctgaacaAGGTGGAATATAACACCCACCCTGGGGTAAACGATCACATAAGCTTCTCTCCTCAGGAGAAGGCGGGCCAGTGCCATGGCTATGAAGTGTATGGGGCCATTAACACCAAAGAGGTGGATCCAGCCAAATGTGTCCTTCAAGGAGAAG ATCTCCACAGAGCTCGGGAAAAGCAAACAGCCTCTTTCACCGTCCTTTGTAAAGATGCAACAGGAGAGAGCATGGGCCGGGGAGGAGACAATGTCCACGTTGCAGTTCTCCCTAAAGATAAGAAAGACAG TCCAGTCAGGACAATGGTCCAAGATAACAAGGATGGAACGTACTGCGTTTCCTACACCCCCAAGGAACCTGGACTCTACACCGTGTGGGTCTGCATCAAAAAGCAGCATGTGCAG GGCTCACCATTCACTGTGACTGTGAGAAGAAAGCGGCGCCCGCACCTGGGTGTGTTTCACTGCTGCACCTTCTGCTCTAGTGGAGGCCAGAAGAACGCGCGCTGTGCCTGTGGAGGCACCATGCCTG GTGGGTACCTAGGCTGTGGCCATGGGCACAAAGGCCATCCTGGTCGTCCTCACTGGTCTTGCTGTGGGAAGTTGACTGAGAAGTCTGAGTGCACATACATAGGTGGGCCGAGCACCTCGACGAGTCTACTCAGGACTGTGGCACTCTGA
- the Trim45 gene encoding E3 ubiquitin-protein ligase TRIM45 isoform X3: MSENKKPLLGFVHKLPSGTAPANSGKTRCPLCMGLFKAPRLLPCLHTVCTTCLEQLEPFSVVDMRGGDSDTSSEGSIFQELKPRNQQSQIGILCPVCDAQVDLPVGGVKALTLDHLAMNDVMLENLHGEGQGLVCDLCNDREVEKRCQTCKSNLCQFCCQAHRNLPRSHIWRQKKTSYHTMVDLKDLKGYSRVGKPILCPVHPSEELRLFCEFCDRPVCRDCVVGEHREHPYDFTSNVIHKHGDSVRELLRGTQPRVEALEEALAQIKRVNSALQKRVEAVAADVRKFSEGYIKAIEEHRNKMLKQLEDIRVQKENSLQLQKAQLEQLLADMRTGVEFTEHLLTSGSDLEILITKGVVVERLRKLNKVEYNTHPGVNDHISFSPQEKAGQCHGYEVYGAINTKEVDPAKCVLQGEDLHRAREKQTASFTVLCKDATGESMGRGGDNVHVAVLPKDKKDSPVRTMVQDNKDGTYCVSYTPKEPGLYTVWVCIKKQHVQVLFFALGLNTEGLTIHCDCEKKAAPAPGCVSLLHLLL; this comes from the exons ATGTCAGAAAACAAGAAGCCACTTTTGGGCTTTGTGCACAAACTCCCCAGTGGGACTGCACCTGCGAACTCAGGCAAGACTCGCTGCCCTTTGTGCATGGGGCTTTTCAAAGCCCCCAGGCTCTTGCCTTGTTTGCACACGGTTTGCACCACATGTCTGGAGCAGCTGGAACCCTTCTCAGTAGTGGACATGCGAGGGGGAGACTCTGACACAAGCTCTGAGGGGTCCATATTCCAAGAACTCAAGCCACGAAATCAGCAGTCGCAGATTGGCATCCTCTGTCCTGTATGTGATGCCCAGGTGGACTTGCCCGTAGGTGGAGTGAAGGCTTTAACCTTAGACCACCTGGCCATGAATGATGTCATGCTGGAGAATCTGCATGGGGAAGGCCAGGGCCTGGTGTGTGACCTGTGCAATGACAGGGAAGTGGAGAAGAGGTGTCAGACCTGCAAATCCAATCTCTGCCAATTCTGCTGCCAAGCTCATAG GAATTTGCCAAGGTCCCACATTTG GCGACAGAAGAAAACCAGTTATCACACCATGGTGGACCTCAAAGATCTGAAAGGCTACAGTCGGGTTGGAAAGCCTATCCTGTGTCCTGTTCACCCTTCAGAGGAGCTGAGACTGTTCTGTGAATTCTGTGACCGGCCTGTGTGCCGTGATTGTGTGGTGGGGGAGCACCGGGAGCACCCCTACGACTTCACCAGCAACGTCATCCACAAGCATGGGGACTCAGTGCGGGAGCTCCTCAGGGGCACCCAGCCCCGGGTGGAGGCCCTGGAGGAAGCCCTGGCTCAGATCAAAAGGGTGAACAGTGCTCTCCAGAAGCGAGTGGAGGCAGTGGCTGCCGATGTGCGAAAGTTCTCCGAGGGCTACATCAAGGCCATCGAGGAGCACCGGAACAAGATGCTGAAGCAACTGGAAGACATCCGGGTCCAGAAGGAAAACTCCCTGCAGCTGCAGAAAGCACAGCTGGAACAGCTGCTGGCCGACATGCGGACGGGAGTGGAGTTCACGGAGCACTTGCTGACCAGCGGCTCGGATTTGGAGATCCTCATCACCAAGGGGGTGGTGGTAGaacggctcaggaagctgaacaAGGTGGAATATAACACCCACCCTGGGGTAAACGATCACATAAGCTTCTCTCCTCAGGAGAAGGCGGGCCAGTGCCATGGCTATGAAGTGTATGGGGCCATTAACACCAAAGAGGTGGATCCAGCCAAATGTGTCCTTCAAGGAGAAG ATCTCCACAGAGCTCGGGAAAAGCAAACAGCCTCTTTCACCGTCCTTTGTAAAGATGCAACAGGAGAGAGCATGGGCCGGGGAGGAGACAATGTCCACGTTGCAGTTCTCCCTAAAGATAAGAAAGACAG TCCAGTCAGGACAATGGTCCAAGATAACAAGGATGGAACGTACTGCGTTTCCTACACCCCCAAGGAACCTGGACTCTACACCGTGTGGGTCTGCATCAAAAAGCAGCATGTGCAG GTGCTGTTCTTTGCTCTTGGCCTGAACACGGAAGGGCTCACCATTCACTGTGACTGTGAGAAGAAAGCGGCGCCCGCACCTGGGTGTGTTTCACTGCTGCACCTTCTGCTCTAG
- the Trim45 gene encoding E3 ubiquitin-protein ligase TRIM45 isoform X2: protein MSENKKPLLGFVHKLPSGTAPANSGKTRCPLCMGLFKAPRLLPCLHTVCTTCLEQLEPFSVVDMRGGDSDTSSEGSIFQELKPRNQQSQIGILCPVCDAQVDLPVGGVKALTLDHLAMNDVMLENLHGEGQGLVCDLCNDREVEKRCQTCKSNLCQFCCQAHRRQKKTSYHTMVDLKDLKGYSRVGKPILCPVHPSEELRLFCEFCDRPVCRDCVVGEHREHPYDFTSNVIHKHGDSVRELLRGTQPRVEALEEALAQIKRVNSALQKRVEAVAADVRKFSEGYIKAIEEHRNKMLKQLEDIRVQKENSLQLQKAQLEQLLADMRTGVEFTEHLLTSGSDLEILITKGVVVERLRKLNKVEYNTHPGVNDHISFSPQEKAGQCHGYEVYGAINTKEVDPAKCVLQGEDLHRAREKQTASFTVLCKDATGESMGRGGDNVHVAVLPKDKKDSPVRTMVQDNKDGTYCVSYTPKEPGLYTVWVCIKKQHVQGSPFTVTVRRKRRPHLGVFHCCTFCSSGGQKNARCACGGTMPGGYLGCGHGHKGHPGRPHWSCCGKLTEKSECTYIGGPSTSTSLLRTVAL from the exons ATGTCAGAAAACAAGAAGCCACTTTTGGGCTTTGTGCACAAACTCCCCAGTGGGACTGCACCTGCGAACTCAGGCAAGACTCGCTGCCCTTTGTGCATGGGGCTTTTCAAAGCCCCCAGGCTCTTGCCTTGTTTGCACACGGTTTGCACCACATGTCTGGAGCAGCTGGAACCCTTCTCAGTAGTGGACATGCGAGGGGGAGACTCTGACACAAGCTCTGAGGGGTCCATATTCCAAGAACTCAAGCCACGAAATCAGCAGTCGCAGATTGGCATCCTCTGTCCTGTATGTGATGCCCAGGTGGACTTGCCCGTAGGTGGAGTGAAGGCTTTAACCTTAGACCACCTGGCCATGAATGATGTCATGCTGGAGAATCTGCATGGGGAAGGCCAGGGCCTGGTGTGTGACCTGTGCAATGACAGGGAAGTGGAGAAGAGGTGTCAGACCTGCAAATCCAATCTCTGCCAATTCTGCTGCCAAGCTCATAG GCGACAGAAGAAAACCAGTTATCACACCATGGTGGACCTCAAAGATCTGAAAGGCTACAGTCGGGTTGGAAAGCCTATCCTGTGTCCTGTTCACCCTTCAGAGGAGCTGAGACTGTTCTGTGAATTCTGTGACCGGCCTGTGTGCCGTGATTGTGTGGTGGGGGAGCACCGGGAGCACCCCTACGACTTCACCAGCAACGTCATCCACAAGCATGGGGACTCAGTGCGGGAGCTCCTCAGGGGCACCCAGCCCCGGGTGGAGGCCCTGGAGGAAGCCCTGGCTCAGATCAAAAGGGTGAACAGTGCTCTCCAGAAGCGAGTGGAGGCAGTGGCTGCCGATGTGCGAAAGTTCTCCGAGGGCTACATCAAGGCCATCGAGGAGCACCGGAACAAGATGCTGAAGCAACTGGAAGACATCCGGGTCCAGAAGGAAAACTCCCTGCAGCTGCAGAAAGCACAGCTGGAACAGCTGCTGGCCGACATGCGGACGGGAGTGGAGTTCACGGAGCACTTGCTGACCAGCGGCTCGGATTTGGAGATCCTCATCACCAAGGGGGTGGTGGTAGaacggctcaggaagctgaacaAGGTGGAATATAACACCCACCCTGGGGTAAACGATCACATAAGCTTCTCTCCTCAGGAGAAGGCGGGCCAGTGCCATGGCTATGAAGTGTATGGGGCCATTAACACCAAAGAGGTGGATCCAGCCAAATGTGTCCTTCAAGGAGAAG ATCTCCACAGAGCTCGGGAAAAGCAAACAGCCTCTTTCACCGTCCTTTGTAAAGATGCAACAGGAGAGAGCATGGGCCGGGGAGGAGACAATGTCCACGTTGCAGTTCTCCCTAAAGATAAGAAAGACAG TCCAGTCAGGACAATGGTCCAAGATAACAAGGATGGAACGTACTGCGTTTCCTACACCCCCAAGGAACCTGGACTCTACACCGTGTGGGTCTGCATCAAAAAGCAGCATGTGCAG GGCTCACCATTCACTGTGACTGTGAGAAGAAAGCGGCGCCCGCACCTGGGTGTGTTTCACTGCTGCACCTTCTGCTCTAGTGGAGGCCAGAAGAACGCGCGCTGTGCCTGTGGAGGCACCATGCCTG GTGGGTACCTAGGCTGTGGCCATGGGCACAAAGGCCATCCTGGTCGTCCTCACTGGTCTTGCTGTGGGAAGTTGACTGAGAAGTCTGAGTGCACATACATAGGTGGGCCGAGCACCTCGACGAGTCTACTCAGGACTGTGGCACTCTGA